ATGAGGGATGAGGCAAGTAGTAGGGTTCCGGACACGTTTTACCATGTGGGGAGAAACCAAGCAGGAGAGAATCTGCACAAGCCTCCATACACAGGGGAAAGCAGTGctggatctgcaaaagttaaCTGCGAGTGGTTAACCTACCATGTAAGATCAAAATAACTCACCCGCCTTTGGGAAGTGCCTCTCTTCCCCTCACCCAGCCCCTCCTCGCTCTGCTCCAGTTCCAGTTCCACAGTGTTCAGTGGTTGCCACACCCCCAGACCAGAAATGGGACCTGTTGTGCCTGACCCAGTCTCCTGGTTTTggggagggaataaaaaaatgaacaacaacaacaaaaaagaaactgcCTGCTCCCCTAAGCTGGGTGCTCAGAACTAACGATGCCCGAACCAATCTCgtggctttaaaaaatcaccatgctccctaagccagaaactcagggcaggcactgcccctttgcgtaggcacaggcataagggctCTACAgtttttgaatacctttcactcttgcctagacctgtgtggacccactgaacagtgtaggccctcattagcataccACAACtcagtatatacctgaagcctattttcaactgcaacaatTATGAGGGAGTGACAGAtgtgtgacatttgacactgccctgcccattaagcagggctCTCATCTACACacgtcaggggcctgaggactgggggCTTCAACCACTCCACCTAGCTACCCATGACAGGGTTCTGAGAATAAGTGCTGCCCCCAAGCCCTAACAGCCAAAAGCTTTGGGTGCCTAAAATCTGGCTGTAAAACGTACCCACCACTGCACTCTACAggacagggacacaccttccacctAGGCAAacaggcagctgtcagccccctatgTGGCCAGCACATAACTCCCTACCtaagccagatacctgtgcctgctccaatcacccctctGTAGCCCTGCCTAAGAGAATAGGTGAAAGCCTGCATCACACACTCAGagaccaatgacctggacacctgtgctAAATCTACACAAGAAAACTAAACAGACTCCTGGGATCACATACTAGTACCAAATCTAACCACCAAGTGACAGgatatgagagcttcaaagactccAAAAATCAAAGTAGTTCACAAAACCAGCCTAtttggccatatcaaaacaaCACAAGCAAatgggacacagtaagcaaaaatacaataaatatataACTTATTGCTGACTCAAGACAACAGTCAagatcaaatcacataaagaggcagaccatgatggctctaGTAAGCtcctaaaacaaaaaatcaggaaacCTCACGGAGGAAGATAAGATCATGGAATTATTGGAAGcagaattaaaaatttaatacgcAGAGCCCTTCGAGACATcagggaggagatcaggcaaaggTCGGACcaagccatggaacacacagacaatGCAATAGAGGAATTTATAAAAGGTATACAagggcataatgacaaatttaacaagctgcTAGACAACATAGACAacaaatagaaattcaaaagattaacaataaaatttcagaattagacaactcaatagaaagtcataagaatagatttgaggaaacggaagtcagaattagtgagatggaaGGTGAagtacttgacaccaacatatttgagaaaaaaacagataaaagaactaaaaaaacaaaaacacagaagaaacccaagaattatgtgggacgttatcaagaggaataacctaggagtgattggagtaccagaagtgGGGAGGATAAcggaaagtacagagagaattgttgaagattttctggcagaaaacttccctgatatcgtgaaagaagagaagatatccATTCAAGAATCTCACCGAACCCCACACAGTGTAGTTCCCAAAAGAacgtcaccaagacataatcgaACTtgtcaaaacaaaagataaagaattttaagagcagctagggataaatggaaAGTCACTTACATAAGAAtgtcaataaaactaagctctgaaTACCCAGTAGAAATCTtgaaggcaagaagacagtggggtGACATACATAAacccttgaagaaaaaaaaaaaatgccagccaagaattatatatccagcaaaactgtctctcaaatatgaaggtgaaattagggcatttccagataagcagaagttaagcgaatttgtgaaaaccaaaccaaaattacaagaaatattaaagggagtcctcaggcaagaaaatcaataatatcagataacaacccaagactagaacacaagacagaataaccagatatcaaccagacagggaagtcacaaaaagaagtcaaagctaaaacactgaaaataggaaacaGAGGTGTCAAGgcacaaaagaagacaacattaaagtaaaaaagagagaataaatagcATAGTCGTAGaaatttcatatggagaggaccTTAAGGagacatcaagaaataaaagattggtttaaacttagaaacacagaagaaaatattttaaagtaaccagaaatgaaattaacaaacctgcacatcaaaataaaaaaaagaaggaaaacataaaaacTCCACAAATCCAAAATCGACtacaaagaaaaagacaaaaagaaaatgcataaagaaaaaatgactctggcagaaaattaagtagaatgaagaaaatgtcaacatagttgacagaatggattaaagaaaaaacaggatccatatatgctgtctacaagagacacactatATACTAAAAGACACAAACtagaattcaaaggatggaaaaaatatatcaagcaaacaacaatcaaaaaaaaagctggagtggcaatattaatctctgacaaaatggacttcaaagcaaaatccaccacaaaaggtaaggaaggacaatataaaatgtttaaaaggtCAATATACGAGGAGggcataactataataaataattTAGCAGCCAGTGagaggactccaaaatacatgaagcaaactctaacagtattgaaaagagaaacagctccacaataatagtaggagatttcaacagaccacttttggtaaaggacagaacattcagaaagaagttcaataaaggcagggaagatctaaatgccaaaatcaaccaaattGATCACACAGAcctatacggaacactccacctaatggtagtcaagtatactttcttttccagtgcacatggaacattctccacaatagaccacatattagaccaCCAAccaagctttaacagaatccagaacaatgaaatattacaaaacatcttttctgaccagaaagccataaaagtagaaatcaataatagaaaaagcaaggaaaaaatcaaatgcatagaAGCTGAACAACGccttgttcaaaaactactggattataaaaaaaaatagaggaaatcaataaagaaattcacagaatcaaatgagaatgaaaacacatcctaccagaacctttgggacacggcaaaagcagtgttcagatgTCAAtacatagcaataaatgtacacatccaaatagaagaaaggaccaaaatcaaaacattaaccctacaactcaaaaaaatagaaagagagcagcaaaagaagcccacaggtaccagaagaaaggaaataataaaaattagggcagaaataAGAGAAATAGTGaatagaaaaacatttgaaagcgTCGACAAGACCAAAAGTAGGTTcttggaaaagatcaacaaaattgataaatctctggccaaactgacaaaagaaaaactggagaggaagcaaataacccaaataagaaatgagatgggataATGATAATCATGCTGACCTGAGACAAATGCTGAGAAGAGCAGGTGAATCACAggcacctggcacatagcagaaaCTTAATAAACACAAGGTCCTtctccctaaaaaaataaaatgtacctGAGAAATAATTATACTTTTAGATGTTAATGACTCGTATATCATTATTATGTTAACTTCTTAGTTTATCCAGAATCTGAGACAAGAGTATGGGAGAAATTCCAGATGTTGATGCTGAatggtagaaaaaataaataaataaataataggatTTGATGAAAGGCTTTgggcgagaaggcaggaagtaGAAAACACCAAACTATGGTGAATTCCAGTGTTTGATGGCTACCAGCTAAGAGGGACACTTAGTCCATATCGAGATCAGTGATGGTAAAAGATTTATGACCATTCTGACAAAAACACTCAGAATGCTGTGAAtgagctaaaacaaacaaaaacgaaAGTCTCTGATTAAGAAACCTGTTTCCTACTTGGCAATCTGATATACGATGGTGGAAATTCACCCTTGTAACTAGTTTTCTCCCTTTGCTCTTTGGAGCTTTTTGTTAATCATCTAGGGAGCATTGTGGGATGATATGTGTTGTGCAGTTCACACATTGAGATGTATTATTTCAGAATTGAAACATTCTTTTAGAGGTCcaagaaaaaggcaaataagTGGGGAGTCACAAGCCAACCAAGATCAGATCCAATACTTCCAGACGCCATCAATGGCCCACAATGGGGATTGTGATCAGGGCTTGGTGTACAGGCAGGAGATGCCCTTCCTCCTTTCCTATCCCCCTTTTACCCATCATCAGCCTCCTCAGTTCCCCCTTCACCTCTTTGTTTCTGAGGGTGTAGATCAAGGGGTTTAGGAGGGGAGCAACAATGTTGTAGAAAAAGGTGAGGAATTTTCCCCGGTCCTTGGAGGAACTGATTCCTGGTTGTATGTACATGTAGATGATGTTTTCATAGAGAAGTGAGATTACAGTGAAATGAGAGCCACATATATTTAAGTCTTCATGTCTCCCAGAGGATGACTGGATACTTAACACAGACTTCACGATATATCCATAGGACACCAGGATAAAAGCCGAGGGTGACAGTACAATGCCCACCGCCAGAATAAAGGCAATGCCTTCAATGGCAGCTGTGTTGACACGGAGCATCCGGATCAAGGCTGACATCTCACACAATAAGTTGTTCACTATGTGGTACCCACAGAGGGATGACCACAAGGTCAAAGAGTTGGCCACCCCACAGCCCCAAGCAAGGAACACTAAACCCAGGAAGAGCTAAGGACGCATAATAATCATGTAGTGCAGGGGTTTGCAGACTGCAACAAATCGGTCATAAGCCATGACATCCAGGAGCAGGTTGTCTATACCACCCAGACCCGGGAATAGAAATAGCTGGATGCCATAACCTGTGCAGCTGATGGTCTTATCACATCCACTAAGATTGTAGACAGTGGTAAAACTGAGGTCCAGGAAGGAGAGGTGGGTGAGAAAGaaatacatgggggtgtggagatgAGGGTCCAGCCAGGGCACCAGGATGGTGGTGGTATTGCCCATGAGGGTCAGGACAGAGGTAATCAAGATGACCACAAAGAGGATTCTCTCTGGATGGGGATGGTCAGAAGACCCCAAAAGGATGAAATGGTTTTGGGAGCTGTCATTTGTGCCATCCATCATCTCTACTGTACCTGAAGACATACTAATAATAATAGTGACGACAAAAGCAATAGCAACAACAGTCAACATTAAGGGAAGGGAGCGCTTCCTTTGTACAAGGTAGTCTTCTatgttttttacatttatttattcatttaaccctAACAACAGTAATACGAACTGGTACTATCATTATCCTAAGATAGGAAAGCTGAGGTATATACATAAGTAAATTGGCATATCTAGGAAGGTGCAGGTGCAGAGCTGATGCTTGAGCCCACAAAATCTGGATTAGCATTGTCATATCCTAACCACTAGTGGGAATGCCTCTAATTTCAAGAAAGTGAGAGGTAAATTCTGTCTTGGCAAACCATTTATTCTCCAAGAGACCCAGGTTCTTAAGCTCATACCAAAACCTCAGAGACCCAAAATGGAGCCCCCGAATAATTAATTATAAATAATAAgacttgccatagagtcaataccagcttacggtgaccccatgtgtgtcagggtaaacTGCACTCcaggggttttcaatgactgtgaccttttaggtgtaaatcaccaggcctttatcccaaggtgcctctgggtagattcaaactgcaaagcttttagttagtagccaagtgcttgaccattcaagtcaccaaaaaaaaaaacccagaaaccaaaccctctgcctttgagtcaattcagactcacagtgaccctgtgccacccagggactccaaatcaaTTAACAGTATGGAGGAAATATCCATTATGTGCAGAATACTTTACCCAGTTTTGATCCCAAAGACACGTACTCATCGCATTCAAAGTAAACGATGTGTGAGGAGACAAACTATAAGTCTTAGAGtcaaatataaagaaatagaataaaatatcTTGTTCTATAGTCCCAAACTTCTATGGTCTAATCCTTTGTCCAACACTACACAATAGTGAAATCTTGGAAAGTTCATTTCACTTTTCACAGTTTTCTCATCTAATCAGACCTGCTTTACATATTTTACAGATATGTTTTgagatttgttttttaatatgaaagAACTTTGCTAAGTACAAAAGTTGTTATGTAGGATAAATAAAGCTGTTGTGTTATAAAAACAAGGAATGGAAAAATAAGCCCAGGAGACTAGGCAAGACAATTCTGAATGGGGCAGGGGTAGGGGGGCAGGAGAAATGATTCATAAAAAATATCCAAACATATATTGAAAATATAATCAAAACACAGTTTCATGACTGACTAGCGATTTATGGGGGCAAAAAAGTTTGGGCCTCTACTTCACTACTTACACCAAATTACAAATTAAATATTTGaatactgaaaaaaataaataaaacttagttgtacctgactcatagcaaccgtataggacagagtagaactgcctcatagggtttccaaggagcagctggtgaattcaaactgccaaccttttggttagcacccaaattcttaaccactgtgccatcaatgCTCCAATTCTGACAAGTTTATGACGAATTTTTCTCGGTGGGCATCgaatttatgttaaagatgttagaGCGACTTGAACAACAATAGCGAGAATCATTGTAtaatttgaagaatataatcattgTCAATTCTATATTTAGAGATTGTTGAGATGGTGTATGTTttggtgtatatatttttaccacaataaaatttttttaaaactataaagcaaaataccaaaaaaaaaaaaatcattaattccATATTTTAAAAGAACCTGCATTTAAAGAAGCACTGCTAACAAATTCTAAAGCTTGACAATACTAGAAATTCAGTGTCACAATTGAAAGTttaccttagttttttttttattagtaagaaaaaaatgaaaccaaagaaaaataactaataagttcaagaggcagttcacagaaaaaacaaaagattTATGAAAAAATGTGACATACAAACACTGGAAGTATTCTCACTGATGATTaagaatataaaaattaataCATAAACATATTCAAATTTTAGGGAGATAAATATTGAAAAGCTTAATAATATACAGGACTGGGAAAAGAGGGCATTCTTAGGAACTCTTGCGAGTTTACTCTGGAATAGTATCTTTGGAGGGATCTTAAAAAAGTAAAAgatcaatatttaaaatatacatattccTTGCCATTGTGTAtatggtattaaaaaaagaagcaccTGGCcttaacaaaatttaaaattccatttttgACCTATTAGTACTGCATCTAGAAATACATCCTGCATTTATTAACCCTCCCAAGTATGTGAATATGCATCCTAAATAATCTATGCTATGAAATTGTAAATACTTAGAAACAATGCCTGTGTTTATAGTTATAGAAATGATTTAATAACCACACCTTTACGAACTGAATTCCTACTGTTAAAAGAGAGAAACTAATGTGTAGGAACTGAGACCTATATGTGATCTAATTATTCCCCATTTTgtcatatgttgtaaatcctagcctctacgcctgtggttggagccctggtagcacagtggttaagagttaagcttctaaccaaatgtcagcagttcaaatccatcagctggtccttggaaaccatatggggcagttctactctgtcctatatggtcgccaggagttggaattgggtTAGTTAGTTATGACTGTGGTGATGGCCCTTTTTGACAGTGAGCTGCTCattatgtaaatgaggcaggattatgtCATCTTAATGAGGATTaagttatgtttgttatgttaatgatgtaggattaggatgggatgtaaTTTGAGTCAACTGTCTTTAacaccttacaagagataaacgcagagaaaagtgagcagagagaagcaGAGGGATGGGCATGAGgttgctgcccaaagctgaggagaTGGGATTGCCATGCCCAAGGtacagaagaatggggcctaccCGGGCCAAGGGAGTGCGGTCACCACTGAAATGGActgggagaatggggctgcccagaGCTAAGGGAAtggagttgctgtcccagtgggcctggaaggcaaagTTGAAGTACAGGGCCCAAGGGTCTCCAGCCAGAATTCAGAGAGCATGGACAacacccatgtctgaagagtaggGTCATTGACTAGATTGTGCagctctgctgggttttggagttGCTTGGgccctgttatcccttctttccatttgtaatggaaatgtgtaCCTTGTGCCTGTattaccattgtactttggaggcagataaattttattatagatttcataggttcatagatgaagaggaattttgcataACATGAAATTTTGGACTTTGAGTTGATTTAAGAGGTCAGGGATGATATTGTTACTGCAATTCCGTGAGTTAGAGCCTACTGccacaaacagccaattcttgacaCAGATGGGTAGCAAGAACTTTATTAGATATACTTTTAAATGGAGACTGtagggaatgatctcctcctaaagtcatcTGTCTCACTGAACTACAGGTCAACTAggatttttaagggaaaagggaacATAAGTTtcagggacttgtggaatgttcattctctttcttctgtttggttttggtggttgcATCTCAAACATGTTTACTTTTTCTGCCTTTATCCCATTGGCTCAGAGGATGGCTGGTGCCATCCTTCaccttatttgacaggcttagatcaatattaCTTATTTTCCATGGTCCTAGAgaaaacattggttaacacttaacctttTGGAGGaactaacatcaggatcttacttggagacagagaagggctaggggagggaaagaaaaagaaagaagaaggaaaaaaaatggctcatgtactgttcaagatatggctgagcagcctgtttcaatatGATGGCATGAATGTGTTTTACCTATGGCAAGGACATCAATTTTGGGAtgtcaaagggtggaatgtcaacttggctaggccataattcccagtattatgtggctgTCCTCaatttgtgatctgattatcctccGTTTTGTGAATCCTAGTCTGTATGACTGTGGTTATGGCTCCTTCTGGGAGTGAGCTGACCATTATGCTAATAAGGCAGGATTGAGAGTGCAAAAAAaacactcaattttttttttttttttttgcactctcAGATTAGGtcgtgttaaagaggattaggttatgtttgttatgttaatgagataggattagggtgggatatattTTGAGTCACCTCTTCACTGCCTACAAAagataaaagcagagagaagcaagcagagagagagggacctcctacaaccaagaaagaagagacaggagatgagcacatcctttggacctagagtccctgctctgagaaactcctaaacccaggggaagactgatgacaaggaccttcccctagagctgacagagagaaagagaaagccttctactggagctggtaccctgatattggacttctagcctcctaaactttgagaataaaattctgttagttaaagccatccacttgtggtatttctgttatagcagcgttaGATAACTGACCAATATAAAATGAATCCAGGAgcaggaaaaaaagtaaataatctGGAAACATAGTGACCATAAAGATGAGCAAATTCCCCTTTATGACAAAGACATATGTTAACCATAAACTAGCTCAGGGTTTATATTGTGTAAAGAACTTTAGGCAATTTCCCTTGCCTCTTGATAGAGAACTCTTGGGGTTtcctctctttattattttaaaaaggaatcCAAATGTTTAAGCCCCGCAATCCCAGAGGGGATGGGGAGACATgtctaaaaaaaaacctgttgccatcaagtcgattctgactcatagtgaccccataggacagagtagaacttccccgacagtttccaaggagcacctggtggattcgaactgccaaacttttggttagcagccatagctcttaacagctatgctaccagggtttagCTACTGGttaattttttctgtttccttttttccttaaAAGCATTATCGTAACTAGACTGCATTAAGC
Above is a window of Loxodonta africana isolate mLoxAfr1 chromosome 2, mLoxAfr1.hap2, whole genome shotgun sequence DNA encoding:
- the LOC100671243 gene encoding LOW QUALITY PROTEIN: olfactory receptor 2W3-like (The sequence of the model RefSeq protein was modified relative to this genomic sequence to represent the inferred CDS: substituted 1 base at 1 genomic stop codon); this translates as MLTVVAIAFVVTIIISMSSGTVEMMDGTNDSSQNHFILLGSSDHPHPERILFVVILITSVLTLMGNTTTILVPWLDPHLHTPMYFFLTHLSFLDLSFTTVYNLSGCDKTISCTGYGIQLFLFPGLGGIDNLLLDVMAYDRFVAVCKPLHYMIIMRPXLFLGLVFLAWGCGVANSLTLWSSLCGYHIVNNLLCEMSALIRMLRVNTAAIEGIAFILAVGIVLSPSAFILVSYGYIVKSVLSIQSSSGRHEDLNICGSHFTVISLLYENIIYMYIQPGISSSKDRGKFLTFFYNIVAPLLNPLIYTLRNKEVKGELRRLMMGKRGIGKEEGHLLPVHQALITIPIVGH